The following are from one region of the Mytilus trossulus isolate FHL-02 unplaced genomic scaffold, PNRI_Mtr1.1.1.hap1 h1tg000234l__unscaffolded, whole genome shotgun sequence genome:
- the LOC134701325 gene encoding complement C1q-like protein 4 translates to MESYFLVFALIVTLTCGVCGTPTDEDCCKANSKRFSRIEESLKILENENRNLKNVVEKQQNKISKLEGIVQEQERVEKIENQYRNRSSRLLEGGSQSLPGTEQVAFYAYLSKTEAISPHHTLIFDHVETNVGQAYNQHSGAFTVPISGVYMFSYTVFPNGAGSFASVELTVNSMPHGAIFVDSSSADGDFTGCTGFVVLALKQGDICLVRFHSTYQSAGKIESDSFMRSSFSGVKV, encoded by the exons ATGGAAAGTTATTTTCTAGTTTTTGCCTTAATCGTGACATTGACATGTGGCGTGTGTGGGACCCCAACCGACGAAGACTGTTGCAAGGCAAACAGTAAGCGTTTCAGTCGAATTGAAGaatctttgaaaattttagaaaatgaaaacagaaacctaaaaaatgttgttgaaaaacagcaaaacaaaatttccaaACTTGAAGGAATAGTTCAAGAGCAGGAAAGAGTGGAGAAAATTGAAAACCAATACAGAAATCGTT cttCAAGATTACTGGAAGGTGGATCTCAGTCATTACCAGGAACAGAACAAGTTGCATTTTACGCTTACTTGAGTAAAACCGAGGCTATTTCTCCACATCACACTCTAATTTTTGATCACGTCGAAACAAACGTTGGACAGGCTTATAACCAACACAGTGGTGCGTTCACCGTACCCATCAGTGgtgtatatatgttttcttaCACAGTTTTTCCTAACGGTGCGGGTAGTTTTGCTTCTGTAGAACTTACAGTAAACAGCATGCCACATGGTGCGATATTCGTTGACAGCAGCTCCGCGGACGGCGATTTCACCGGCTGCACTGGATTTGTAGTACTGGCTTTAAAACAAGGGGATATCTGTCTTGTTCGTTTTCATTCTACATACCAGTCCGCTGGGAAAATAGAAAGTGATTCCTTCATGCGTTCTTCTTTCTCGGGAGTTAAAGTGTGA
- the LOC134701324 gene encoding uncharacterized protein LOC134701324 — MEKSFLFCAVIVTLKCAVFGAAADEDRVQTNSERFSRIEETLQKLETENRNLHNVVAKLEATVQTQKIKLEELNEIQKSVSVQQEEINELKHSCRGKTIRTEMAHEESEIRNGTNHDSMLLDKSVEGSFNNERREKSGNKKNHRASRLLAGGIQSPIDTNDVAFYAYMSKTEAIVPHHTLIFDHVETNIGQAYSQHSGAFTVPINGVYILSYTVFPNGARNYASVELTVNSMPRGTIFIDSQTSNNDFTGCTGFAVLALKQGDVCFVRLNPTYQSIGSIASSSIMRSSFSGIKV, encoded by the exons atggaaaagtcttttttattttgtgcaGTGATCGTAACATTAAAATGTGCGGTGTTTGGGGCAGCAGCTGACGAAGATAGAGTCCAGACAAACAGTGAGCGCTTCAGTCGTATTGaagaaactttacaaaaattgGAAACAGAAAATAGAAATCTGCACAATGTAGTTGCAAAACTCGAAGCAACAGTTCAGACACAGAAAATTAAACTAGAAGAACtgaatgaaattcaaaaaagtgTATCAGTCCAACAAGAGGAAATTAACGAACTAAAACATTCATGTCGTGGAAAGACAATACGTACAGAAATGGCACACGAAGAGTCGGAAATCAGAAACGGAACGAATCATGATTCCATGCTTTTGGACAAATCTGTAGAAGGGTCTTTTAACAATGAAAGAAGGGAGAAAAgtggaaacaaaaaaaatcatcgtG CTTCTAGATTACTGGCAGGTGGTATCCAGTCACCAATAGACACAAACGACGTAGCGTTTTATGCGTACATGAGCAAAACCGAGGCTATAGTTCCACATCATACCCTTATTTTTGATCACGTTGAAACAAACATTGGACAGGCTTATAGCCAACACAGTGGCGCGTTCACCGTACCAATCAATGGTGTATATATTCTTTCGTACACTGTTTTTCCTAATGGCGCAAGAAATTATGCCTCCGTAGAACTCACAGTAAACAGCATGCCACGTGGTACGATATTCATTGACAGCCAGACGTCAAACAACGATTTTACCGGCTGCACAGGTTTTGCAGTGCTGGCTTTAAAACAAGGGGATGTCTGCTTTGTGCGTTTAAATCCTACATACCAATCAATCGGTAGCATAGCAAGCTCTTCTATTATGCGTTCGTCTTTCTCAGGTATTAAAGTGTGA